In Rhododendron vialii isolate Sample 1 chromosome 9a, ASM3025357v1, the following are encoded in one genomic region:
- the LOC131299484 gene encoding uncharacterized protein LOC131299484 has translation MVHLAVHLPREAKLGGPVQYRWMYPIERLLGVLKGFVGNKARPEGSIAEAYVSKECTTFCSMYLDGIETVFNRDERNDDGGERGPGLDVFTQSVRLFGQIQRALDPPTKQREMAHWFALYNCSEVEPYLEEHKSLLADGSAVDIAKRQRKEFPKWFKERMNKLRRQGSPEATNELWSLAHGPSALIKTYSGCISNGVRFHTNERDNRHRSQNSGLVVEGDHEGHTINFYGSLTKVWEMTYLFRHRVVLFECEWFNTGSNRTCGLIYILQVLI, from the exons ATGGTGCACTTGGCTGTTCACTTACCGCGTGAGGCTAAGCTTGGAGGTCCTGTGCAATATAGGTGGATGTACCCAATTGAAAG GCTACTTGGAGTACTAAAAGGTTTTGTTGGCAATAAAGCTCGTCCAGAAGGTTCAATTGCAGAGGCGTATGTTTCAAAAGAGTGTACAACTTTTTGCTCAATGTATCTCGATGGAATAGAAACGGTGTTCAACCGAGATGAAAGGAATGATGATGGAGGTGAGCGTGGCCCTGGTTTAGATGTATTTACTCAAAGTGTCCGTCTGTTTGGGCAAATCCAAAGGGCACTTGATCCTCCCACCAAGCAACGTGAGATGGCACATTGGTTTGCCTTGTACAATTGCTCCGAAGTCGAACCATATCTAGA GGAACACAAGAGCTTGTTAGCTGATGGAAGTGCTGTAGACATCGCAAAGAGACAACGCAAAGAATTTCCAAAGTGGTTCAAAGAACGT ATGAATAAGTTGCGAAGGCAAGGGTCACCAGAAGCAACCAATGAGTTGTGGTCATTGGCCCACGGACCCAGTGCACTAATAAAGACATATTCGGGATGCATTTCCAATGGTGTTCGATTCCATACCAACGAGCGTGACAACCGTCATAGAAGTCAGAATAGTGGGTTAGTTGTGGAGGGGGACCATGAAGGCCATACGATTAATTTCTATGGTTCCTTGACCAAAGTGTGGGAAATGACTTATTTATTTAGACATCGAGTGGTCTTATTCGAATGTGAATGGTTCAACACTGGTAGTAACAGGACTTGCGGACTGATCTACATTCTACAAGTATTGATATAA